The following is a genomic window from Thermodesulfobacteriota bacterium.
AGCGAGTGTGTTATGGATGAATCTCAGAAAAAATTCTCTATCCTGGTCGTAGATGACAATCTTCTGAATTTGAAGCTGCTCGCGACGACGCTGGATAATCACGGCTACAAGACCTTTACCGCCCTGGATGGCCCCACGGCCCGGCATTTTGCCGAAAACGAGTCCCCGGATATCATCCTTCTGGATGTCAAGATGCCGGGAGAAGACGGATTTGAGGTCATTGCCAAGCTCAAAAAGAATCCGGCGACCGCTTCCATTCCCGTCATCTTTCTTTCCGGGGTCAACGAACTGGAATCAAAGCTGACCGGCTTTGACCTGGGCGCCGTGGATTATATCACCAAGCCGTTCCATCCCCTGGAAGTGCTGGCCCGGGTGCAGCTGCATCTGAAGCTCTCGGTGGCCACCAACTCCCTCATCAGTAATCAGGCCGATAAACTCAAGCAGATCACCGAAGCCCAGACCTCCATGCTGACCACCCCGGAGACCGAGCCGGGAGCGGGGTTCGGCGTATACTACTGCGCCGTGGAAGAGGCCAGCGGTGATTTTTACGACGTGCTGCCGATTTCCGAAGACATCTACGGATATTTCGTGGCCGATTTTTCCGGCCATGATATCAAGACAAGCTACATGACCTCTTCCGTCAAGGCGCTGCTGAAGCAGAACTGCACGCCCGTTTACCGGCCCATGGAAAGCGTCAAGATCATGAACGATGTCCTTCTGAAGATACTTCCCGAGGATAAATTTCTGACTGCCTGTTATGCCTGCCTGAACCGGAAAACCAGGGAAATGACCGTTGTCAACGCCGGTCATCCGCCGGTCGTTTACGTGGCGGCCAGGGGGAAACCCAAGTTCATCGGACTGAAGGGGGATGTGCTGGGAAGTTTTTCCGATGTCGCCTTCGGGCAGAAGCAGCTCAAGGTAACGAGCGGGGACCGGTTTTATATTTATTCCGACGGCCTGATTGAATCGTCCAAGAAAAAACGGTACTGGACGGAAGGCGGCGGGGAACTGCTGGAGGCCTGCAAGGATGTGGCGTCGCTGCCGGTGACGGAGGCGCCCGAGA
Proteins encoded in this region:
- a CDS encoding fused response regulator/phosphatase, producing MDESQKKFSILVVDDNLLNLKLLATTLDNHGYKTFTALDGPTARHFAENESPDIILLDVKMPGEDGFEVIAKLKKNPATASIPVIFLSGVNELESKLTGFDLGAVDYITKPFHPLEVLARVQLHLKLSVATNSLISNQADKLKQITEAQTSMLTTPETEPGAGFGVYYCAVEEASGDFYDVLPISEDIYGYFVADFSGHDIKTSYMTSSVKALLKQNCTPVYRPMESVKIMNDVLLKILPEDKFLTACYACLNRKTREMTVVNAGHPPVVYVAARGKPKFIGLKGDVLGSFSDVAFGQKQLKVTSGDRFYIYSDGLIESSKKKRYWTEGGGELLEACKDVASLPVTEAPEKIMQIMGKNPATCEDDIVVLAIEV